One genomic window of Mucilaginibacter sp. SJ includes the following:
- a CDS encoding dihydrodipicolinate synthase family protein — translation MEQSKKGFIPVMLTPFKDNGAIDYAALTRLTEMYLRAGAAGVFANCLSSEMFELSGEERLAIIKHVVETVDGAVPVVATGTFGGPVEKQADFIKRVYDTGTSAVIAITSLLADAHEPDTALNDRVFDLFNHTENIPLGFYECPVPYKRLLSAEQLHHFVATGRVIYHKDTCLNLEVVKQKLEASKINPAFGLYDAYMVHAVESLKAGSAGLSCIQGNFFPELIVWLCDHYADASRQHEVAMVQEFLTENMDVMHNVYPVIAKYYLTKRGFKISTTTRRDVGYFSPAIRNKIEDLYTNYTTLQSEIGIGEY, via the coding sequence ATGGAACAATCAAAGAAGGGTTTTATCCCGGTAATGTTAACGCCTTTTAAAGATAACGGTGCTATTGATTATGCAGCGCTTACCCGCTTAACCGAAATGTACCTGCGCGCGGGTGCCGCCGGTGTGTTTGCCAATTGCCTCTCAAGCGAAATGTTTGAACTAAGTGGCGAGGAGCGGTTAGCAATTATCAAACATGTGGTTGAAACTGTTGACGGTGCTGTTCCTGTGGTAGCTACCGGTACCTTTGGCGGGCCGGTTGAAAAGCAAGCTGATTTTATAAAAAGGGTATACGATACAGGCACTTCGGCGGTAATTGCCATTACCAGTTTGCTGGCCGATGCCCATGAACCGGATACTGCGCTTAATGACCGCGTATTTGACCTGTTCAATCATACCGAAAATATTCCATTAGGTTTTTACGAATGCCCCGTGCCATACAAAAGGCTATTGTCGGCAGAACAGCTTCATCATTTTGTGGCAACTGGCAGGGTAATATATCATAAAGATACCTGTCTTAACCTGGAGGTAGTAAAACAAAAACTGGAAGCAAGCAAAATTAATCCGGCGTTTGGGCTGTATGATGCTTACATGGTTCACGCGGTTGAATCGCTTAAAGCAGGTTCGGCGGGACTGTCATGTATTCAGGGAAATTTTTTTCCGGAGCTTATTGTTTGGTTATGTGATCATTATGCCGATGCATCACGCCAGCACGAGGTTGCCATGGTGCAGGAGTTTTTAACCGAAAACATGGATGTAATGCACAATGTGTACCCGGTTATTGCAAAATATTATCTTACCAAACGAGGCTTCAAAATATCAACAACTACCCGGCGAGATGTCGGCTATTTTTCGCCTGCTATCCGTAATAAGATAGAAGATCTGTACACTAACTATACTACACTTCAAAGCGAGATAGGTATTGGGGAGTACTAA
- a CDS encoding polysaccharide lyase has product MKKHTALFLVAAALGLAKPAFAQYPEVPEKVKAESEALMKEATRRSDSAWAVALPIIQADQRRGKVYVPWAARPTDLPQAKIPAFPGAEGGGKFTFGGRGGKVYVVTSLADNGPGTLREACEKGGARIVVFNVAGIIRIKTPIIVRAPYITIEGQTAPGDGVCIAGESFWVNTHDVIIRYMRFRRGETNVGRRDDALGGNPVGNIIADHVSASWGLDENFSMYRHMFDPGDGSKEEKLGTVNITIQNCIYSESLDYWNHAFGSTTGGENSSLMRNLWADNTGRNPSVGWNGVYNFVNNVVFNWHHRSMDGGDYTTNYNVINNYFKPGPVTPKDEPVGHRILKPESGRSKLKEKVFGRVYASGNIMEGYPEVTKDAWNGGIQVEGPGGKELPDAGQYKDYMKSDVPFPMPPMTILSAKDAFKFVIANAGATLPKRDPVDVRITEQVRTGKITYKEMKTDTAYQFKVRKLPKDSYKLGIITAPWQVGGYPEYKGTPYKDSDNDGLPDAWELAHGLNPKDGNDSALPARNGGGYSNIEVYLNTVAVKGEKKLASLK; this is encoded by the coding sequence ATGAAAAAACACACAGCTTTATTTTTAGTAGCAGCGGCATTGGGTTTAGCTAAACCGGCTTTTGCCCAATACCCTGAAGTGCCGGAGAAGGTTAAAGCAGAGAGTGAAGCTTTGATGAAAGAGGCTACCCGTCGTTCAGATTCAGCATGGGCGGTCGCCCTGCCCATTATCCAGGCCGATCAGCGCCGTGGCAAAGTATACGTACCATGGGCCGCGCGCCCAACAGATTTGCCGCAAGCTAAGATCCCGGCTTTTCCGGGTGCCGAAGGGGGTGGTAAGTTTACCTTTGGTGGCCGTGGTGGTAAGGTATATGTAGTTACCAGTTTGGCAGATAATGGCCCCGGTACACTGCGCGAAGCCTGCGAAAAAGGCGGTGCACGTATCGTGGTATTTAATGTTGCGGGCATTATCCGCATCAAAACACCGATCATCGTGAGGGCTCCGTATATTACTATTGAAGGCCAAACTGCTCCGGGTGATGGCGTTTGCATCGCCGGCGAATCATTTTGGGTGAATACACATGACGTAATTATCCGTTATATGCGTTTCCGCCGCGGCGAAACCAATGTTGGTCGCCGTGATGATGCTTTGGGAGGCAACCCGGTGGGTAATATCATTGCCGATCACGTATCGGCGAGCTGGGGTCTGGACGAAAACTTTTCGATGTACCGCCACATGTTTGATCCGGGCGATGGCTCGAAAGAAGAAAAGCTGGGTACCGTGAACATTACTATCCAGAACTGTATCTATTCAGAATCATTGGATTACTGGAACCATGCTTTCGGTTCGACAACGGGTGGCGAAAACAGCTCATTAATGCGGAACCTTTGGGCCGATAATACTGGCCGGAACCCTTCAGTTGGCTGGAATGGTGTTTACAACTTTGTAAACAACGTGGTATTTAACTGGCACCACCGCTCAATGGACGGCGGCGATTATACCACCAATTATAACGTGATCAATAACTACTTTAAGCCGGGTCCGGTTACACCTAAAGACGAGCCGGTTGGTCACCGCATTCTGAAACCGGAATCGGGCAGGAGCAAGCTGAAAGAGAAAGTATTCGGTCGTGTTTATGCATCAGGTAATATTATGGAAGGTTATCCCGAAGTTACCAAAGATGCGTGGAACGGTGGTATTCAGGTTGAAGGCCCTGGTGGCAAAGAATTACCTGACGCTGGTCAGTACAAGGATTATATGAAATCAGATGTTCCATTCCCGATGCCTCCGATGACTATCCTATCGGCAAAAGATGCCTTTAAATTTGTTATCGCTAATGCCGGGGCAACGCTGCCAAAACGCGATCCGGTTGATGTGCGCATCACCGAGCAGGTACGTACCGGTAAGATAACTTATAAAGAAATGAAAACCGATACTGCTTACCAGTTTAAAGTGCGTAAATTACCTAAAGACTCGTACAAGCTGGGTATTATCACTGCTCCATGGCAGGTTGGTGGCTATCCTGAATATAAAGGCACGCCTTACAAAGATTCGGACAATGATGGTTTGCCTGATGCATGGGAATTGGCTCATGGCCTGAACCCTAAAGATGGGAATGACTCGGCCCTGCCTGCAAGAAATGGCGGTGGTTATTCTAACATCGAAGTATATTTAAATACAGTAGCCGTTAAAGGCGAAAAGAAGCTTGCTTCGTTAAAATAA
- a CDS encoding AraC family transcriptional regulator, with product MKPHFLKVAVKPQNSFSIRHDILPTFRGIWHYHPELELHYVIKGEGVRFIGDNISNFSPGEITLLGEALPHCWRCKDEYFLPDSGLNVEVIVIHFLPDCLGRYLLNLPEAYILPKLFEKAKSGMVIKGDAKTELAKLMRQAVDATNLDRIIILLSILKVLAENEDFEPITLSHSDFHQSNESDTIRLNKVCSYTLANYKQEISLEKIAAIGNLSVTSFCRYFKLMTKKTYFDFLTEIRISHACRFLIEDKLPTEVLCFECGYNNISNFYRHFKRVTGMTPLEYKRRYIKGQKQAISA from the coding sequence ATGAAGCCCCATTTTCTCAAGGTTGCGGTAAAACCGCAAAATTCATTCAGTATCAGGCATGATATTTTGCCCACCTTCCGGGGTATCTGGCATTACCATCCCGAGCTTGAATTACACTACGTAATAAAGGGCGAAGGGGTTAGGTTTATTGGTGATAATATCAGCAATTTTTCGCCGGGTGAAATTACATTGCTTGGTGAGGCACTCCCGCACTGCTGGCGCTGCAAGGATGAATATTTTTTGCCCGATTCGGGATTGAATGTTGAGGTGATCGTGATCCATTTTTTGCCCGACTGTCTTGGCCGTTACTTGTTAAATTTACCCGAAGCCTACATACTGCCCAAGCTTTTTGAAAAAGCAAAAAGCGGTATGGTAATTAAGGGTGACGCAAAAACCGAACTGGCCAAACTGATGCGCCAGGCAGTTGATGCTACCAATCTCGACAGGATCATTATCCTGCTATCCATACTTAAAGTATTAGCCGAAAATGAAGACTTTGAACCGATAACTTTATCACACAGCGATTTTCACCAATCCAATGAATCGGATACCATCCGCCTTAATAAAGTATGTTCATATACGCTGGCCAACTACAAACAGGAGATCAGCCTGGAGAAAATAGCGGCTATCGGCAACCTGAGTGTCACCTCCTTTTGCCGGTATTTTAAACTGATGACCAAGAAAACGTATTTTGATTTTTTAACCGAGATCAGGATCAGTCATGCCTGCCGTTTTTTGATTGAGGACAAATTGCCTACCGAAGTTTTGTGCTTTGAATGCGGCTATAACAATATTTCAAACTTTTACCGTCACTTTAAAAGGGTTACCGGGATGACCCCGCTTGAGTATAAACGCCGCTATATTAAAGGACAAAAACAGGCTATTTCTGCCTGA
- a CDS encoding RagB/SusD family nutrient uptake outer membrane protein — translation MKLFKTIFAALIVSALFTNCKKVLDKEDLTHSTPGQIFNDSTVAILNINYLYTANQPGWFGDTGGAIGSGGDKCDEFYSDNAYVKGTVTIETVGDIGTSVNISNNYGRIRNINQTLQDLDASTLPASTKNRYKAQAYFWRAFRYFDLVRLYGGVPLVLKPLDAIGQDAKNAALLPRNKTSECFKQIVSDLDSCIKYLPAKWSGSDYGRISSAAAAAFKGRVLLTYASPQFNPSNDAARWQAAADANDKAMQILSANNYGLNPSYDNMWFTENSSNPEAVLITGFNTSSTDQNQNNNTYDNATRPAYLGTKGGSNQPTWDIVKSYPMLDGKAPGTSLKYTYDDATFFDNRDPRFNKTIAYNGCNWPINGNSSYRLWTYFYYNKADGSGVKTTEPASATNSGFYLRKAIDPNVSVANTPYIGTDWMEIRYAEVLLNQAECAAALGNVTTGYTNITAIRKRAGIEAGADNLYGLDAGMSPDQMITAIMNERKIEFAFEGKRYWDLRRRKLLESTLNGKMRTGLTVTLNNNASGKDYLTGTRDALAAASLDALYSTSFTVKTKTMDSYNIAVQSGDYFFGIPSAALLNNINLQQNNTWGGPFDPLQ, via the coding sequence ATGAAATTATTTAAAACCATATTTGCAGCTTTGATCGTATCAGCCCTGTTTACAAACTGTAAAAAAGTGCTTGATAAGGAAGATCTTACACACAGCACCCCCGGTCAGATTTTTAATGACTCAACGGTGGCTATTTTAAATATCAATTACCTGTACACAGCAAACCAGCCCGGCTGGTTTGGCGATACCGGCGGCGCTATCGGCAGCGGGGGCGACAAATGCGACGAATTTTACAGCGATAACGCATACGTAAAAGGCACGGTTACCATCGAAACTGTTGGTGACATTGGTACCTCGGTGAATATCAGCAATAACTACGGCCGCATCCGTAACATTAACCAAACCCTGCAGGACCTCGACGCCAGCACCTTGCCTGCCTCTACCAAAAACAGGTATAAAGCACAGGCTTATTTTTGGAGAGCTTTCAGGTATTTTGACCTGGTAAGGCTATATGGCGGTGTGCCGCTGGTATTAAAACCGCTTGATGCAATTGGTCAGGACGCCAAAAACGCGGCGCTTTTGCCTCGTAACAAAACCTCCGAATGCTTTAAACAAATTGTGAGCGATCTGGACAGCTGTATAAAATACCTGCCCGCCAAATGGAGCGGCAGCGATTACGGTCGCATTTCATCGGCTGCCGCGGCTGCATTTAAAGGAAGGGTGTTGCTAACTTATGCAAGTCCTCAGTTTAACCCCAGCAATGATGCAGCCCGCTGGCAAGCAGCTGCGGATGCCAATGATAAGGCAATGCAGATATTATCCGCTAATAACTACGGTTTAAACCCATCTTATGATAATATGTGGTTTACCGAAAATAGCAGCAATCCGGAGGCAGTATTGATAACAGGTTTTAACACATCATCAACCGATCAAAACCAGAATAACAATACCTACGATAACGCCACCCGTCCTGCTTATTTAGGTACTAAAGGCGGTTCCAATCAACCTACCTGGGATATTGTAAAATCATACCCGATGCTTGACGGAAAAGCACCAGGTACCTCGTTAAAGTATACCTATGATGATGCAACGTTTTTTGACAACCGCGATCCAAGGTTTAACAAAACTATTGCCTATAACGGTTGCAACTGGCCTATAAATGGCAATAGCTCTTATCGCCTGTGGACTTACTTTTATTACAATAAAGCGGATGGTTCCGGTGTTAAAACTACCGAACCGGCATCAGCAACCAACTCCGGGTTTTATTTGCGTAAAGCTATAGATCCCAATGTTAGCGTTGCAAATACACCATATATTGGTACAGATTGGATGGAGATCCGTTATGCCGAAGTTTTACTGAACCAGGCCGAATGTGCCGCCGCGTTAGGTAATGTAACTACCGGTTATACCAATATAACAGCTATCAGGAAACGTGCCGGTATTGAAGCAGGTGCCGATAACCTTTACGGTTTAGATGCAGGCATGAGCCCTGATCAGATGATCACCGCTATCATGAATGAACGTAAAATTGAGTTTGCCTTTGAAGGTAAACGCTATTGGGACCTTCGTCGCCGTAAATTGCTCGAAAGTACATTGAATGGTAAAATGAGAACGGGGCTTACAGTTACACTTAATAACAACGCAAGCGGTAAAGATTATCTTACCGGTACAAGAGATGCTTTAGCAGCTGCATCATTGGATGCTCTGTACAGCACATCTTTCACCGTTAAAACTAAAACTATGGATTCTTATAACATTGCGGTTCAGTCGGGAGATTACTTTTTCGGTATCCCTTCGGCGGCATTGTTAAATAATATCAATTTACAGCAAAATAACACCTGGGGTGGGCCGTTTGATCCGCTTCAATAA
- a CDS encoding sodium:solute symporter, giving the protein MKVLPVLDFTIIGIYLIAMVLVGFYFSRKNKNPEQFTVASGLIPGWAIGLSIYATFLSSNTFLGVPGKAYGGNWNAFVFSLSMPIAAWIAVKYFIPFYRNTGNISAYTHFEKRFGPWARVYAVICFLLTQIARMGSVFFGIALSLQALTGLSMKAIMVVMGISIILYTVSGGIKAVIWTEVVQAIIKTLGALLIIYLVVSSIPGGFDKIVEIGKADHKFSLGSFSLNLTEPTFWVILFYGFFINLNNFGMDQNYIQRYHAATSTKQAAKSVWLCVGIYVPASFLFFVIGSCLYAYYSQHPDLILSLKHQVAIERLPARASATEVSAFMNKLTPADYGDKIMPHFMVTKIPAGLVGIIVAAILSAAMSTISSGMNSSSTVFTIDIYKRYFKPQLSDKSTLNILHVGTVLFGFAGMAAGIAIIGVKSILDLWWQLSGIFAAGMLGLFLLGIISRQTRNHEAIIASIIGVLVILWLTFPALIPEQYATLRSTLNTNMIIVAGTLAIFLTGILLTKTRQLAV; this is encoded by the coding sequence ATGAAAGTGTTGCCCGTGTTAGATTTTACCATTATAGGTATTTACCTTATAGCCATGGTGCTGGTGGGTTTTTATTTTTCGCGTAAAAATAAAAATCCCGAGCAGTTCACCGTCGCATCTGGTTTAATACCGGGCTGGGCTATCGGTTTATCCATTTATGCCACTTTTTTAAGCAGTAACACCTTTTTAGGTGTACCCGGCAAAGCCTACGGGGGCAACTGGAACGCTTTTGTGTTTAGCTTATCTATGCCAATCGCGGCCTGGATAGCAGTAAAATATTTTATACCATTTTATCGTAATACCGGCAATATTTCAGCCTATACACATTTCGAAAAACGCTTTGGTCCATGGGCCAGGGTTTATGCGGTTATTTGTTTTTTGCTCACGCAGATAGCCCGCATGGGCTCTGTATTTTTTGGCATAGCGTTAAGTCTGCAGGCGCTTACTGGTCTGTCTATGAAGGCCATTATGGTGGTAATGGGAATCTCTATTATCCTGTACACGGTATCAGGAGGGATTAAAGCTGTGATCTGGACTGAAGTGGTGCAGGCTATCATCAAAACTTTAGGCGCTTTGCTGATCATCTATTTGGTAGTAAGCAGTATCCCCGGCGGCTTTGATAAGATCGTGGAAATTGGTAAAGCCGATCACAAATTTAGCCTGGGCAGTTTTTCATTGAACCTTACCGAACCAACTTTTTGGGTGATCCTGTTCTACGGTTTCTTCATCAATCTCAACAATTTTGGGATGGATCAAAATTATATCCAGCGTTATCACGCGGCTACATCTACCAAACAGGCAGCCAAATCGGTGTGGCTTTGCGTTGGTATTTATGTGCCGGCTTCTTTCCTGTTTTTTGTAATAGGTTCATGTTTGTATGCTTACTACAGTCAGCATCCCGATCTGATCTTAAGCCTTAAGCACCAGGTAGCTATCGAACGCCTGCCTGCAAGAGCTTCAGCAACCGAGGTTTCGGCATTTATGAACAAACTAACCCCTGCCGATTACGGCGATAAGATCATGCCGCATTTTATGGTTACCAAAATCCCTGCGGGATTGGTCGGTATTATTGTAGCCGCAATTTTATCGGCAGCCATGAGCACCATCAGTTCGGGCATGAACTCATCATCTACCGTTTTTACTATAGATATCTACAAAAGATATTTTAAACCACAGCTCAGCGATAAAAGCACACTAAACATTTTGCACGTAGGCACAGTACTTTTTGGCTTTGCGGGTATGGCAGCGGGGATAGCCATAATAGGGGTAAAAAGCATCCTTGATTTATGGTGGCAGCTTTCGGGTATTTTTGCTGCTGGCATGCTCGGTCTGTTTTTGCTGGGCATTATCAGCAGGCAAACCCGTAATCATGAGGCTATCATTGCCAGTATCATAGGTGTTTTGGTGATCCTCTGGCTTACCTTTCCGGCGCTCATTCCGGAACAATATGCAACTCTCCGCAGTACGCTGAATACTAACATGATTATTGTTGCAGGTACATTAGCTATTTTTTTAACGGGTATTTTATTAACAAAAACAAGGCAGTTAGCAGTTTAA
- a CDS encoding DUF3826 domain-containing protein, producing the protein MKHFKYIAILLLSVAGSAAFAQAPADNNYIKVITERSNKIVTGAGIADSVKFKKVRDIVVAQYSDLNTIYDARKAKVNDIKTQMPDDKPGANAKIALVDSNVAKQVKVLHTSYINKLNKELSADEVDKIKDGMTYRIYPITYTAYQDEIPALTGEQKDKIKGWLLEARENAIDAESAEKKHAWFGKFKGRINNYLSAQGYDMKKEGEEWQKRIKERQAAKQ; encoded by the coding sequence ATGAAGCACTTTAAATACATAGCGATATTGTTATTATCAGTTGCGGGCAGTGCGGCTTTCGCGCAAGCACCCGCGGATAACAACTATATAAAAGTTATAACCGAACGTTCAAACAAAATTGTTACAGGAGCAGGCATTGCCGACTCGGTAAAATTTAAGAAAGTGCGTGATATTGTAGTTGCCCAGTACAGTGATTTGAATACCATTTATGATGCGCGTAAAGCAAAAGTAAATGATATTAAAACCCAGATGCCCGATGACAAGCCAGGTGCCAATGCCAAAATCGCCCTTGTAGATAGTAATGTGGCTAAGCAGGTTAAGGTTTTACATACCTCATATATCAATAAGCTGAATAAGGAATTAAGCGCTGATGAGGTTGATAAAATAAAAGACGGCATGACCTACCGCATTTACCCGATCACTTACACCGCTTACCAGGATGAAATACCTGCCCTTACCGGGGAGCAGAAAGACAAAATTAAAGGATGGCTGCTGGAAGCCCGGGAGAATGCTATAGATGCCGAATCGGCAGAGAAAAAACATGCCTGGTTTGGCAAGTTTAAGGGCCGCATTAATAATTACCTGTCTGCACAGGGCTACGATATGAAAAAGGAGGGAGAGGAGTGGCAAAAACGGATTAAAGAGCGGCAGGCCGCAAAACAATAA
- a CDS encoding SusC/RagA family TonB-linked outer membrane protein has translation MRKLFLLLSVLLCLVSALKAQDRNITGTVTDEKGAPLPGVAIQVKGSTTGTITNADGKYSIKATNLQAIVVGAKFLGYNYQEKTLKIGEMNADFKMVPSQNALDEVVVVGYGTQKKVHLTGAVAAVDMKTIQDIPTTNLAAALRGTNAAVSVTGGIARPGQSGTITIRNPVFLAKNGGSTTPLYIIDGVQRSEADFNLLDQSEVENISILKDAAAAIYGILGANGVIVVTTKRGQAGGPKVSFSSSVGIADAIQLPKMMSGFQMATYLNDIEQTRYNHTITPEGYINGDLSNKDLKYYTPDELEYFKANNQNFLEQAFKPAVTSRNALSITGGNDKVTYFAGANYVNQNSNFKGVNTNRFGFRASVDAKVAKGLKLSLSLSEDLAKSRIYWYKLSSTSESPDNDFLSLNQAPPWQKYFIDGHPVYLGTSNNDNLNFFAVQNSNNYTGNNNTVFNGLANLSYEIPGISGLTANVSYNRNLNNAFNKQYGSTFYYNQYSGEGDNNHIPGGTVVGVKAIKNGDRVRLTPTMADNYQFNANLTYHKRFGAHEITALALYEQYESYSEGVAAEADGVIVGGKDNQTFTIGEQSSNQATMVKEYGRKAVAGRVNYAYADKYLVELAMRADANTNFAPGHQWGYFPSASAGWVVSKENFFKSVSFVDLLKFRGSVGLLGSDNTPSFLYAVNYQFGTGNKGGAVFGGNGDRGLGALLNIAIPNANLTWDHDLKTNYGLDAAFLGNRLSVSADYFWEHRYDMLASLNTSVPVTIGAAPSAENYGIVNTFGYEISVSWKDKIGSNFSYNFSPFFSWSDNKYIKYDISAAQVGTIQDLTGKSSDQGTLGYKSLGIIRTQADADAIIAERAAAAGGAQNVKIFGYVPSPGMINYVDKNGDGIIKQNDINDQFYLGKKSSNHYNLGLNFGGAYKTLSLNVVMGMSWGGNQSIESAAIKQATANQNRPVFWADHWTPSNPNAKYPDPYYSDDVSATSDFWFVSPFTWNISSANLSYTLPASITKRLGMSSIRAYVVATNPINFVNPFPEHYRDISSPFGAYPNLRTVSFGLNLGF, from the coding sequence ATGAGAAAACTTTTCCTCTTACTTTCGGTGTTGCTGTGCTTAGTCAGCGCGCTAAAAGCCCAGGACCGTAATATAACAGGTACGGTTACGGACGAAAAAGGTGCTCCGCTGCCAGGGGTTGCCATACAGGTAAAGGGCAGTACCACAGGTACTATCACCAACGCCGATGGTAAATATTCAATTAAGGCTACCAACCTGCAGGCCATTGTGGTTGGGGCTAAATTTCTGGGATACAACTATCAGGAAAAAACTCTGAAGATTGGTGAAATGAACGCCGATTTTAAAATGGTACCATCACAAAACGCCCTTGATGAGGTTGTGGTAGTAGGTTACGGTACTCAAAAGAAGGTTCACTTAACAGGTGCTGTTGCCGCGGTAGATATGAAAACCATCCAGGATATCCCAACCACTAATCTTGCTGCCGCGTTGCGCGGAACCAATGCCGCGGTAAGTGTTACCGGGGGTATTGCAAGGCCTGGCCAAAGCGGAACCATCACTATCCGTAACCCTGTTTTCCTGGCAAAGAATGGCGGCAGTACAACCCCTTTATACATCATTGATGGCGTGCAACGCAGTGAAGCAGATTTCAACTTGCTTGATCAAAGCGAGGTTGAAAATATTTCGATATTGAAAGACGCGGCCGCTGCCATATACGGTATTTTAGGCGCGAACGGCGTTATCGTTGTAACAACCAAACGCGGCCAGGCCGGCGGGCCAAAGGTGAGCTTCAGTTCATCAGTAGGTATTGCCGATGCAATTCAATTGCCTAAAATGATGTCGGGCTTTCAAATGGCTACCTATTTGAATGATATTGAGCAAACCAGGTATAACCACACCATAACCCCCGAAGGTTATATCAACGGCGATTTAAGCAATAAAGACTTAAAATACTATACGCCTGATGAGCTTGAGTATTTTAAAGCTAATAACCAGAATTTCCTGGAGCAGGCGTTTAAACCGGCAGTAACCAGCAGGAACGCGCTTAGCATAACCGGGGGTAATGATAAGGTTACCTATTTTGCCGGCGCGAACTACGTAAATCAAAACTCTAACTTTAAAGGTGTAAATACCAATCGCTTCGGGTTTAGGGCGAGTGTTGATGCAAAAGTTGCTAAAGGTTTAAAACTTTCATTGTCGTTGAGCGAAGACCTTGCAAAGAGCCGGATTTACTGGTACAAACTTTCAAGCACCAGCGAAAGCCCGGATAACGACTTTCTGTCGCTTAACCAGGCACCACCATGGCAAAAATATTTTATCGACGGGCACCCTGTATACTTAGGTACCAGCAATAATGATAACCTTAACTTCTTTGCTGTTCAAAATTCCAATAACTACACAGGTAATAATAACACTGTATTTAATGGTTTAGCCAATTTGAGTTACGAAATTCCGGGCATTAGCGGGTTAACTGCCAATGTAAGCTACAACCGTAATCTTAATAATGCCTTTAACAAGCAATATGGCTCAACATTTTATTATAACCAATATTCGGGCGAAGGCGACAATAACCATATTCCCGGAGGAACGGTGGTAGGCGTAAAAGCGATAAAAAATGGTGATAGGGTGCGCCTTACACCAACAATGGCCGATAATTACCAGTTCAATGCAAATCTTACTTATCACAAAAGGTTTGGCGCGCATGAAATTACAGCCCTTGCGTTGTATGAGCAATATGAATCATACAGCGAAGGTGTGGCTGCTGAGGCCGACGGTGTAATTGTGGGTGGAAAGGACAACCAGACATTCACCATCGGCGAGCAATCATCAAACCAGGCCACAATGGTGAAGGAATATGGCCGTAAAGCTGTTGCAGGTAGGGTAAATTATGCCTACGCCGATAAATACCTGGTTGAATTGGCCATGAGGGCGGATGCTAATACTAACTTTGCACCGGGCCACCAGTGGGGATATTTCCCTTCGGCTTCGGCAGGTTGGGTAGTTTCAAAAGAAAATTTCTTTAAATCAGTAAGCTTTGTTGACCTTTTGAAATTCAGAGGTTCGGTAGGTTTGTTGGGTTCTGATAATACACCTTCATTCTTGTATGCGGTTAACTACCAGTTTGGTACCGGCAACAAAGGCGGTGCTGTTTTCGGCGGCAATGGCGACAGGGGCCTCGGCGCACTGCTAAATATCGCTATCCCGAATGCTAATTTAACCTGGGACCATGACCTGAAAACAAACTACGGTTTAGATGCCGCTTTCCTGGGTAACCGCTTATCAGTTTCGGCCGATTATTTCTGGGAGCACCGCTATGATATGCTTGCATCGCTGAACACTTCAGTTCCTGTAACTATAGGTGCAGCGCCATCTGCCGAAAATTATGGTATCGTCAATACTTTCGGATACGAGATCTCTGTAAGTTGGAAAGACAAAATCGGTTCTAATTTTAGCTATAATTTTAGCCCGTTCTTTTCATGGAGCGATAATAAATACATTAAATACGATATCTCTGCCGCGCAGGTGGGTACCATTCAGGATTTGACCGGGAAATCAAGCGACCAGGGAACACTCGGTTACAAATCACTTGGTATCATCCGTACACAAGCAGATGCTGACGCGATCATTGCCGAAAGGGCCGCAGCAGCCGGTGGCGCGCAAAACGTTAAGATTTTTGGTTACGTGCCTTCACCCGGTATGATCAATTATGTTGACAAAAACGGCGACGGTATTATCAAACAAAACGATATCAACGACCAGTTTTATTTAGGTAAGAAATCATCAAACCACTACAATCTTGGCCTGAACTTTGGCGGTGCGTATAAAACATTAAGCTTAAATGTGGTTATGGGAATGAGCTGGGGTGGTAACCAATCAATCGAAAGCGCGGCCATTAAACAAGCCACTGCTAACCAGAACAGGCCTGTATTCTGGGCCGATCACTGGACCCCATCTAATCCAAATGCTAAATATCCCGACCCTTATTACTCGGACGACGTGAGTGCTACAAGTGATTTTTGGTTTGTTAGCCCCTTCACCTGGAATATTTCCAGTGCTAACTTAAGCTATACCCTGCCTGCTTCCATAACCAAAAGGCTCGGAATGTCAAGCATAAGGGCGTATGTGGTAGCTACAAACCCAATCAACTTTGTAAACCCATTCCCCGAACATTATCGTGATATTTCATCACCATTTGGGGCATATCCCAACTTACGCACAGTATCTTTTGGTTTAAACTTAGGCTTCTAA